From one Humulus lupulus chromosome 8, drHumLupu1.1, whole genome shotgun sequence genomic stretch:
- the LOC133793691 gene encoding G-type lectin S-receptor-like serine/threonine-protein kinase At1g61400: MNASDNRFIALFYRIILFCSFSSKCCSAIFNITSSQALSQGQTLVSFNQVFELGFFSPNNSANKYVGIWYKQISPLAVVWVANRDNPLTVADSPPRLTIGSNGNLELLDRNNNSVWSTNVQIQSNNSSVAILSDYGNLILKYGTQYLWESFKHPGNTFLPGAELGFNVKTGESFVLTSWKSNSDPSVGKFTVGISKVKPPQAVIWINGSTPLWRSGPWAKTKFTGIPDMDTSYGSFFNMVEDTEEGTILLQYNWDYNNSDMMVENLFITSKERIDMMQLSDNSRDTLQFSKQHDPSELPSFDFGTILHVTNNFSSTNKLGQGGFGSVYKGKLPDGREIAVKRLSSSSGQGTEEFKNELILISKLQHRNLVRLLGCCIEKEEKLLVYEFMQNKSLDNFIFDPRGREQLNWGTRVNIILGVARGLLYLHRDSSLRVIHRDLKASNILLDEKMNPKISDFGLARIFEGTLDLANTRRVVGTLGYMSPEYAMGGVFSEKSDVFSFGVLILEIVSGKKNSNFHYYEKPLSLIAHAWQLWSDNRGLEFVDDALGGSCSASEAIRCVHVGLLCVQDHTTDRPSMADVVFMLSNETNRPQPIQPIFTLQSSPISQKAATTSSGNEATISMIEGR; the protein is encoded by the exons ATGAATGCAAGCGACAATCGCTTCATAGCTTTATTCTATCGAATTATACTATTCTGCAGTTTTTCATCTAAATGCTGCTCCGCAATTTTTAACATAACTTCATCCCAAGCTTTATCTCAAGGCCAAACTCTGGTCTCCTTCAACCAAGTTTTCGAGTTAGGCTTCTTTAGTCCCAATAACTCTGCAAATAAGTACGTGGGAATCTGGTATAAGCAAATCTCACCCCTTGCAGTAGTGTGGGTGGCAAACAGAGACAACCCTCTTACAGTTGCAGACTCTCCACCACGTCTAACCATTGGCAGCAATGGAAATCTTGAGCTCTTGGATAGAAACAACAACTCTGTTTGGTCAACCAATGTCCAAATCCAATCCAACAATAGTTCAGTGGCAATTCTTTCAGATTACGGAAACTTAATTCTCAAATATGGTACACAGTACTTATGGGAGAGCTTTAAGCATCCCGGGAACACATTCTTACCAGGAGCAGAGTTGGGTTTTAATGTCAAAACTGGGGAGAGTTTTGTCTTGACTTCATGGAAAAGCAATAGTGACCCTTCAGTTGGAAAATTCACTGTTGGGATTTCGAAAGTGAAACCACCACAAGCTGTCATTTGGATCAACGGATCAACGCCACTGTGGAGAAGTGGACCATGGGCTAAAACTAAGTTCACGGGTATACCAGATATGGATACAAGTTATGGAAGTTTTTTCAATATGGTAGAAGATACAGAAGAAGGAACGATACTTCTCCAATATAATTGGGACTACAACAACTCCGATATGATGGTGGAAAATTTATTCATCACATCTAAAG AGCGCATTGACATGATGCAGTTAAGTGACAATTCAAGGGATACCCTTCAATTTTCAAAACAACATGATCCCTCCGAGCTTCCTAGTTTTGATTTTGGCACCATTTTACATGTGACAAACAACTTCAGTTCAACAAACAAACTTGGGCAAGGAGGATTTGGTTCTGTTTATAAG GGAAAATTGCCGGATGGGAGGGAAATAGCAGTTAAAAGACTGTCTAGTAGCTCAGGGCAAGGCACAGAAGAATTCAAGAATGAGTTGATATTGATCTCAAAACTCCAACACAGAAATCTTGTTAGGCTCTTGGGTTGCTGCATTGAGAAAGAAGAGAAATTACTAGTTTATGAGTTCATGCAAAATAAAAGTCTGGACAATTTCATCTTTG ATCCAAGAGGAAGAGAACAGCTGAATTGGGGTACTCGGGTGAACATCATACTAGGAGTTGCTAGAGGTCTTTTATATCTCCATCGTGACTCGTCTTTAAGAGTGATACATAGAGATTTAAAGGCCAGCAACATTCTTTTAGATGAGAAGATGAACCCAAAGATATCAGACTTTGGATTGgctcgcattttcgaaggaacaCTAGATCTCGCAAATACTCGAAGGGTTGTTGGAACTTT AGGCTACATGTCTCCAGAATATGCCATGGGTGGAGTCTTTTCAGAAAAATCAGATGTCTTTAGCTTTGGCGTATTGATCTTGGAGATAGTTAGCGGCAAGAAGAACTCTAACTTCCATTATTATGAGAAACCTCTTAGCCTTATTGCTCAT GCATGGCAATTATGGAGTGATAACAGAGGATTAGAGTTTGTGGATGATGCATTGGGTGGCTCATGTAGTGCATCAGAAGCAATAAGATGCGTACATGTTGGGCTGTTGTGCGTACAAGATCATACCACAGACAGACCAAGCATGGCAGATGTAGTTTTCATGCTCAGCAATGAAACAAATCGTCCTCAACCCATTCAACCTATCTTTACTCTTCAAAGCTCTCCGATATCGCAAAAGGCTGCTACTACAAGCTCAGGGAATGAAGCTACAATTTCGATGATTGAAGGgcggtaa